One region of Wyeomyia smithii strain HCP4-BCI-WySm-NY-G18 chromosome 3, ASM2978416v1, whole genome shotgun sequence genomic DNA includes:
- the LOC129729034 gene encoding uncharacterized protein LOC129729034 gives MVQCDTCQLWAHYCCAGVTSNIEHEDWNCVKCSNQLRLPKNATKSTKKSGGSKKTGAKSEVGSIRSSVSVLESSFQQLEEEQDAMEKGLEADRLIREKRLEMSRAIQEKRMRQEKEFRERELQQERELRAKKLAQEQEMLEKRLKEESEFLKKQQALREMFHAKMDLLKNTANENTSGRNEDTGNDADPSKGKVQNWLNSNDLQGTSLRSLVGEHSKVNEKQKEKNRELLQETTSRKFSTENDAVTSEDGDSEDGDAFNEKMKGIAELLKRHGPGKGHGLGRGHVGPTKEQLAARQAVSKHLPIFKGEPEIWPLFYSSYEYTTKACGFTNLDNLKRLQDSLQGEALEAVRSRLVLPESVPDVMKDLKDLFGKPEKLLKTLLQKVRCAQPPRYDRLNTFIHFGITVKQLCDHMEAARMEEHLNNPMLVQELVDKLPPSYKIDWVRFRRNTEGKPLRVFTDFMNGIVSDVSEVSELPTLDMGDRAGRGSYKKKEFVHVHASSSKNLPPVTACWLCKKADHKIKFCEKFKRFNISERFKVVNKYKLCHQCLNNHGKSRCNSKFRCTVGNCQQTHHPLLHRTLEMVQVMKAENVNRENCSVLFRMLPVTLYAGNSSMNVIAFFDEGSSVTLLQNVVVDRLHLTGEKEPLVVTWTGNVRRYEDQSRKVNLMISARDCSGRMAVHNARTVKELLLIMMIGLDNIHVFAPLESRIGKPGEPVGVRCALGWTVYGPQPERCTSQAYVNVHEETPVSNQDIYDMLKGQYSLEEAGIAIEVPESNEEARARRILKTTTVRIGNRFETGLLWRNDVRKFPDSFPMAIKRMEALERKLSKNPGLKQNVDRQIDEYVAKGYAHKITAEEQQNSDAASVWYLPLNVVLNPRKPEKIRLVWDAAASVNGISLNSELLAGPDMLTSLPAVIQRFREKRFGFGGDIKEMYHQLRIRPEDKQAQRFLYRKEKGPIQIFVMDVATFGSTCSPCSAQFIKNLNAEEHSALYPDAAAAIVNKHYVDDYLDSADSAVEAIERARQVKLIHARGGFEIGKWVSNSEEFLRALGEQNDDQAVHLHQDKMTQKERVLGIIWDSKEDVFSFSATPRADLGQMFSSGDRPTKRSVLSCVMSMFDPLGLLCPFTIIGRILVQDLWRAGCEWDELIDDEAYSKWKQWIGLLPEIHVMCCLGSSQTNDVIDNSLASVSGKSLASLMDQSGVGCRQS, from the exons ATGGTGCAGTGCGATACATGCCAGTTGTGGGCACACTATTGTTGCGCCGGGGTGACATCTAATATTGAACACGAAGATTGGAATTGTGTTAAGTGTTCCAACCAGTTGCGCTTACCGAAAAATGCTACGAAGTCCACGAAAAAATCCGGTGGATCGAAAAAGACGGGAGCCAAAAGTGAAGTGGGATCTATCCGTAGCTCAGTATCGGTGCTCGAATCATCATTTCAACAGTTGGAGGAAGAGCAAGACGCAATGGAGAAAGGTTTAGAAGCGGATCGCTTGATTCGAGAGAAACGTTTGGAAATGAGCCGTGCAATTCAAGAGAAACGAATGCGACAAGAGAAAGAGTTTCGTGAAAGGGAGCTTCAGCAGGAGCGTGAGCTCAGGGCAAAGAAATTAGCACAAGAGCAAGAAATGTTAGAAAAACGTCTGAAGGAGGAATCcgagtttttgaaaaaacagcAAGCTTTACGTGAGATGTTTCATGCGAAGATGGATTTACTTAAAAACACCGCGAATGAAAACACGTCTGGTCGAAATGAGGATACGGGCAATGATGCCGATCCATCGAAAGGAAAAGTTCAAAATTGGTTGAATTCAAACGATCTACAAGGGACGAGTTTACGATCGTTAGTAGGAGAACATAGTAAAGTGAATGAAAAACAAAAGGAAAAGAACAGGGAGTTGCTGCAAGAGACAACGTCACggaaatttagcacagaaaacgATGCAGTCACAAGTGAAGATGGGGATAGCGAGGACGGTGATGCTTTTAATGAAAAGATGAAAGGGATTGCAGAGCTACTAAAACGTCACGGACCGGGGAAAGGTCATGGTTTGGGGCGAGGCCACGTGGGACCTACGAAAGAACAATTGGCTGCCCGGCAGGCAGTATCAAAACATTTACCGATATTTAAGGGAGAGCCAGAAATTTGGCCATTATTTTACAGTAGTTACGAATATACTACGAAGGCTTGCGGATTTACTAATTTAGACAATCTGAAACGGTTACAGGATAGCTTGCAAGGCGAAGCATTAGAGGCTGTGCGTAGTAGACTAGTACTACCAGAGTCAGTGCCCGATGTGATGAAAGATTTAAAGGACTTGTTTGGTAAACcagaaaaacttttgaaaactcTGCTTCAAAAGGTACGCTGCGCACAACCGCCGAGGTACGATCGACTGAATACGTTTATTCACTTCGGAATCACAGTTAAACAACTATGCGATCATATGGAGGCGGCGCGAATGGAAGAGCACCTGAACAACCCAATGCTCGTTCAAGAGCTTGTGGACAAACTGCCACCTAGCTATAAAATAGACTGGGTACGTTTCAGGCGAAATACGGAAGGCAAGCCTCTTCGCGTTTTTACTGATTTCATGAACGGTATAGTTTCGGACGTTTCCGAAGTAAGCGAACTACCCACACTTGATATGGGAGATCGAGCCGGTAGaggaagttataaaaaaaaggaGTTTGTGCACGTACATGCGTCGTCTAGcaaaaatttaccaccagtaACAGCGTGTTGGTTGTGCAAGAAAGCAGaccataaaataaaattttgcgaaaaattCAAACGTTTCAACATTTCAGAACGGTTCAAAGTCGTTAACAAATACAAGCTCTGCCATCAATGTCTGAACAATCACGGTAAAAGTCGATGCAACTCAAAGTTCAGATGTACAGTGGGTAATTGCCAACAAACTCACCACCCGTTATTGCACCGAACGTTAGAGATGGTACAAGTCATGAAAGCGGAAAATGTAAACCGGGAAAACTGTTCCGTCCTATTCAGAATGCTACCAGTAACATTATACGCCGGTAATTCCAGCATGAATGTAATTGCATTTTTTGATGAAGGATCATCGGTTACGCTTCTCCAGAATGTGGTAGTAGATAGGCTTCATTTAACTGGCGAAAAGGAACCGTTGGTGGTGACCTGGACAGGGAACGTGAGACGGTATGAGGACCAGTCGAGAAAAGTTAACCTAATGATTTCAGCAAGAGATTGTAGCGGTAGAATGGCGGTGCACAACGCTCGTACAGTTAAAGAACTC TTGCTGATCATGATGATAGGTCTTGATAACATTCATGTATTTGCACCGCTAGAATCTAGAATCGGCAAACCTGGGGAACCAGTTGGAGTAAGATGCGCACTAGGATGGACTGTTTATGGACCgcaaccagaaagatgcacaagCCAGGCTTACGTGAATGTACACGAAGAAACCCCAGTTAGCAATCAGGACATTTACGACATGCTGAAGGGCCAGTATAGTTTAGAGGAAGCCGGTATTGCTATCGAAGTACCTGAATCAAATGAAGAAGCACGAGCACGAcgaattttaaaaacaacaacagtAAGGATAGGAAATCGGTTCGAGACGGGGCTATTGTGGCGGAATGACGTGCGTAAATTCCCAGATAGCTTCCCGATGGCTATCAAGCGGATGGAGGCGCTGGAAAGGAAACTGTCCAAAAATCCTGGACTCAAACAAAATGTTGATCGACAGATTGATGAGTATGTTGCTAAAGGATATGCACACAAAATTACAGCTGAAGAGCAGCAAAATTCGGATGCGGCTTCGGTATGGTATCTTCCTTTAAATGTGGTATTGAATCCacgaaaaccagaaaaaattcgTCTGGTCTGGGACGCAGCAGCATCGGTCAACGGTATATCACTTAACTCCGAGCTTCTAGCAGGCCCTGATATGCTGACGAGCCTTCCAGCAGTGATCCAACGGTTCAGGGAAAAACGATTCGGTTTTGGCGGTGACATCAAGGAGATGTATCACCAGTTGCGTATCAGACCTGAAGACAAGCAGGCGCAGCGTTTTTTATATCGTAAGGAGAAGGGACCAATACAGATATTCGTCATGGACGTGGCCACCTTCGGCTCGACCTGTTCCCCTTGTTCAGCGCAATTTATAAAAAATCTAAACGCTGAAGAACACTCCGCGCTCTATCCAGACGCAGCAGCAGCAATCGTTAACAAACACTATGTTGACGATTACCTCGACAGCGCCGATAGCGCTGTAGAGGCAATAGAACGTGCGAGACAAGTAAAATTGATCCATGCAAGAGGGGGATTCGAGATAGGGAAATGGGTCTCGAATTCAGAGGAATTTTTACGAGCGTTGGGTGAGCAGAACGATGATCAGGCAGTACATCTCCATCAAGACAAAATGACACAAAAGGAACGAGTGCTCGGAATTATTTGGGACTCTAAAGAAGACGTGTTCTCGTTTTCTGCAACCCCTAGAGCGGACCTAGGACAGATGTTTTCCAGTGGAGATCGCCCAACGAAGAGATCCGTTCTCAGTTGTGTTATGTCAATGTTTGACCCACTGGGTCTTCTTTGCCCATTTACGATAATTGGAAGAATCCTCGTACAGGATCTGTGGAGAGCGGGTTGTGAGTGGGATGAGTTGATTGACGACGAAGCCTATAGTAAGTGGAAGCAATGGATTGGGTTACTACCAGAG ATTCACGTAATGTGTTGTCTTGGATCAAGTCAGACCAACGACGTTATCGACAATTCGTTGGCTTCCGTATCGGGGAAATCCTTAGCCTCACTAATGGATCAGAGTGGCGTTGGGTGCCGTCAAAGTTAA
- the LOC129727834 gene encoding protein artichoke-like, protein MITVWITIVVGVLVTFELVISTGNDDFVDACFGKEGDKPPHCEYIDFDDVFESSDIKFNWSFITKLTISNKRIVGIPTRMFESLPNLESFIVVNSLFYREIDPNSFIDCHKLEHIEITGTNISFLDSHLFPKTPNLKQLLCHHNKITEIKHDAFEFLIGLEELNLSYNNLTRLSSGVFHTLKNLKTLDLNHNRLLLLSFDSWFPPDGVHSLAYLDVSYNQLIELAWSEITTKKVNLKYNNLTSIQIAGNCSELHVSYNALQSVTVGSNCSIEKLYLAHNYIRNFGDLRKCSESLRTLDISFNVLQRRFDFLGMKQLTALNVECTNITIEYTTLHDLRKLRFLDISYNNIKKIDFENLTSQRLLERLMISGNPIANMSIESIKRNFPNLKSLGIYDLPWNESSLSVAIEDLKKHDIKPYIKNDYLFEESLCPLKVVRNFSGTGDENDESTDAVSGSSADKTVEYVVIVLLVLVVSGLLSKVFIDSHYYRELFKERGRRSSISHESLVSCDLNG, encoded by the exons ATGATTACGGTTTG GATTACAATTGTAGTCGGAGTTTTGGTTACTTTTGAATTGGTGATTAGTACTGGGAACGACGATTTCGTAGATGCGTGCTTTGGAAAGGAGGGTGATAAGCCGCCGCATTGTGAATACATCGACTTCGATGATGTGTTCGAAAGCTCCGACATCAAGTTTAACTGGAGTTTCATAACGAAACTGACAATTAGCAATAAAAGAATCGTTGGAATACCAACGAGAATGTTCGAGTCGTTGCCCAATTTGGAGAGCTTCATTGTGGTGAACAGTTTGTTCTACCGGGAGATTGACCCGAACAGCTTTATCGATTGTCACAAGTTGGAACACATAGAAATAACCGGCACAAACATTTCTTTTCTGGATAGCCATTTGTTTCCTAAGACGCCAAATTTGAAGCAGCTACTCTGCCACCACAACAAAATCACCGAAATAAAGCACGACGCATTTGAGTTTCTGATTGGTCTAGAGGAACTCAATCTGTCCTATAACAATTTAACCCGTTTGTCGAGTGGAGTTTTTCATACGTTAAAGAATCTGAAAACATTGGATCTGAACCACAACCGTTTGCTGCTGCTCAGTTTCGATAGCTGGTTCCCACCGGATGGGGTTCATTCTCTCGCTTACCTGGATGTATCCTACAACCAGCTTATTGAGTTGGCTTGGAGCGAAATCACCACGAAGAAAGTGAACCTGAAATACAACAATCTAACAAGCATCCAGATCGCCGGCAATTGTTCCGAGCTGCATGTTTCGTACAATGCGCTACAATCGGTTACAGTTGGCAGTAATTGctcaattgaaaaattatatcttGCCCACAACTACATCCGCAACTTTGGAGATCTTCGGAAATGCTCAGAGTCTCTGCGCACGTTGGACATCTCGTTCAATGTATTGCAGCGTCGTTTTGACTTCCTGGGTATGAAACAGCTGACGGCATTGAATGTGGAATGCACCAACATCACCATTGAGTACACGACCCTGCATGACCTGCGAAAGCTTCGTTTTCTCGACATCTCATACAACAACATTAAAAAGATAGACTTCGAGAACCTTACTTCGCAGCGATTACTCGAACGTTTGATGATTAGTGGCAATCCGATTGCGAACATGTCGATCGAATCGATTAAGCGAAATTTCCCAAACTTAAAATCACTAGGAATATATGACCTGCCCTGGAACGAGTCATCACTTTCGGTGGCAATCGAGGACTTGAAGAAGCATGATATCAAACCGTACATCAAAAATGATTATCTTTTCGAGGAGTCTCTCTGTCCGCTAAAGGTAGTGCGTAATTTCAGCGGAACCGGTGACGAAAACGACGAATCGACCGATGCTGTTTCCGGTTCCAGTGCAGACAAAACCGTGGAATACGTTGTGATTGTGCTACTAGTTTTGGTTGTCAGCGGACTGTTATCTAAAGTTTTCATCGACAGTCACTATTATCGGGAGCTGTTTAAGGAACGAGGCCGCCGATCCTCGATTTCGCATGAAAGTTTAGTGAGTTGTGATCTGAACGGTTGA